Within Porites lutea chromosome 2, jaPorLute2.1, whole genome shotgun sequence, the genomic segment acatggcttaaagaacgaagaatattcacccaaaatgtttttcatgtttatgcGCAAACTTTTTTATACTTGAAGTGATCAAAAGTTTGGTGCAATTTCACAGTTTAAGTTAGTATCGAAATGACCGGTTTCCCTACACACCTGTTATTAAGACAAGGTGCATTGTTGGGGTCATTTATCTCCGATCTATTGTTACAAGTTTGTTTAATCAAAAGCGTGAGAGATACTTCTTTGAGCGCCAGGAATTATGAGAAGGATCTATTATGCTTGAAAAAAGCATCACTCGATATCGGGTTCTTGCTAAGGGCCTCGTGGGATCGTGGTGCCCTATAAGGGCCAAGGGAGGTGCATCGTCTACTCTTGAGAAAGGTACATCACCTTTCTTCAGAATTACTGGTTCTGAAATCACTTGAAAGTAGCAGAGGATTGGCTTAAATCATGATCGTGATTGTGATCATAATTGTGATCGAGATTGTCATCGCGATCGTGACTGTTATCGTGATTGTGATCGAGATTGCGATCGTGATTGCGATAGTGATTGTGAACGCGAGTACAAACCTTAAAACTCTAAACTTTTAAGATACATTAAAAAATTACTGGTCATTGAACGTTGTATGTTGTAACCTCATTATGTTCAAACATTCCATGTAGATCAGCAGTAACTTTTACGCTGGGTGGTAGGGTGCCTCTGAGCCTTAAAGGCACCCTTTTTTCACCCTAAGTTGCCTATTTAACCAATGAAATAGTTAATAGATATGATACTAAGGAATACTGAAAACGCCCAGTTATTATCGTTCAGCTAGTGGACCGAGTTCTTTTCAATATCGTTTCTATTTGGAATAAATTAGATTCGAATTTAACGACACGAAATTTGGTTACCCTAGTTTTCAagatatttgaaattttttgtattttttagagactttttcaaaaatataagtaattttttaaataatacgCATTTAATATTTAAAACTTATTTGCGGCTCAGAAGCAATAATCtataataatcaataattaattaataatcgATAACCCCAGCAATTAGGGTGAGTACGGAAAGTTCTTTGAATAAAGTGAGGCCTACGAGATACCAGAAGTAAAATAATGTTGATTATCTATGCATTTTCCACTTGGGTTTTCTTGCCATAAGTGAGTTCAGCACCCCCACTCAACAACAAATCAATTCCAGTAGTGAAAGTTGCTTCGGCAGCCAGGTATAAACAGGCTTGACCAGATTCTTCAAGAGTTCCCATGCGACCTAACAGCTgtagagaaaacaagaaagagtcTGTCGGTAGGGGGAGCATAACCAATCAAAGCTGAGATACATATCGCCAGCACCAAGCGCCCTAGACAAGTTTAAACAAGCTGcaatttggtttatttttaaaacttttttctcgttggaagattttttgagatttttaagCCTTACAAAATTTGTAGCAAGAAACGCTTTGGTAGAAAACCTCTCTAGTGGAATTTAGCCACAAGTCACCAAAATTAGGTACTGcaggacaaaggaaattgcGAATAAATTGAAGGTGATCAAGAGATTGGATTAGAAGTATTGGCAATATCTTCTGGTGTATTtcacgataataataataataataataactgtttattCACAAATCCAAATCGAAAAAGTGAAAAGGAGATAAAAGAGGTTATCCCTTTCTAGTTTATCTCCTGATAATAAAATAcattaagaaataaattatttacaactgtttaaaatagtaactatatatgtatataaaacATCACACAGTAAAAGAACTTAGTGTTCACTAGAAAAATCTATAAGATAACGTCTCAGTCTGTTcttgaaaatattcaaattctCCGCCTCAGCAACTTCCTTTGGGAGATTGTTCCACTTATCTATTATGcgtataaaaaaagaatgtttaaaactatttaaagttgctgatgtaagcttaagtttaaaaCGATGGTTGGCTCTTAAGGGCCGAAAATCATGTGCAAATGTAAAAAATGCCGAGGGATCAAGTCCATTAAGTCTATTTATTGTCTTATAACACTCGATAAGGGACGaaaataatcttctttgttCAAGTGATGGCCATTTAAGGAGCTTTAGGCGTTCTTCGTAAGGCATGTCTTGCCCAACATTTCCAAGGGCGCATTTAGATGCTCTACGTTGTACTTTCTCCAAGTTGTTTAAGTCTTTTTTAAGGTGCGGACACCAAACTGGAGAGCAGTACTCGAGTATCGGACGTACTAGACTCttataaagttttgaaaacaacgGAGGATTTTTAGGACCCACCGTTCGCCTAATGAATCCAAGCACACTATTTGCCCAAAAATTTACTAAACGATATGATACACCTCCACACACTTTTCCGGATGTCTGTGAATATATTAGCCATACCATTGCCAGGCACAAATTATCTTCACAATAGTTTCCACTACAGTGGTGCTGTTTTCTGGAATGGCGTAAGACATGAAGGATCtctaaatacatgtatatttaactAGAAGCACGGCATTCATGGATATCAGGCTTTTAGATTATTACATTAATTAACTGGTGTAACAATTACAATAACATGATATTATCCTCAGGTGATTTGGATTTTGACAAGCAATCAGATGTACATATGTACCTAAATAAATTCAAACATGTTGTACCTGAATAAATCGTTAACTGTGTGTAAATATAGATTACTGTACTGACTGAAAACCTATCATTTCCATGCTGATCCCTTCGTAAGAGCAACATTGAATGACTAAAGTTTTGTGCTACACTGCCACAATgctaaggaaaagaaaaatgaaaaaataaaacccaaGCCAAGCTAACATACCTGGGCTTCTTCACCATCTTTCTTACTTTTCTCAAAGTCACCAGTCAACGTGGCCAACTGGTCCCACAATGGTGTCCATACATTACCAGGTGAAACACTGAAAATTATACAGGACTATTTTTAAGAAACAACTGTTCATggcgttttcttttttgagaagTAGTCTAGTAAACACAgatgaacctccattaagcggccaccctcaGGGTACCGGCAAGTGGCTGCTTATCAACAGATTAGTCacaaaaactgtgaaaggtttgaaccaggagtcatttcaaaagtaggctgagtttgattgtccgggtaaacgtagtcctgaataggactgttattgttgacagtgactgactgactacctgttcggtagtcatcttcagagtcaaagtgagttgtatcacgtcagttgatggtattatactctggttactTTCAGTTTCTTAAACATAGTTTTACTGCTTATTTTCCAGCTTACAAAATTATTGAGATagtagagaaaaaaataatgttgagGAGGGGTGAAAACATCCATTACACAGTCCATCAttagatagcctaaaaagaACATAATCTGTTATTAAAAAAGGGGCTTCTTATGCTATGTGTTAAATGACTGATAATCACTTTTAATTACCTGTTAACTCGTACTCCATATTTAGCCTCATCAACTGCGAGCGCTCTTGTCATTGATGTTATCCCACCCTTGTAATACAAGAAAGTCACAAGTTAATTATCACGGCCCTTTTTCTCTCTACGCTAAAATCCCATCGCCAGTTATGAAAACTACAGAACTGAAGGTTTGTTACaccctgtaaaaagaaaaatcctgACATATTTCtcgtcaaaattttatttggtatatctttttttttttagtttgtttttaaaaaaatcggtACATTTGAGAAAACTGCAGAACATGCATGGttataaaatgttaaaatgtttatttatattACCTTGCTTGCAACATATGCTACAGCTCCAGGCTGGCCAATTTGTGCCACTAAACTTGACATGTTGATaatgtttccttttgttttccgtATGTGAGGCAAAGCAAactgcaaagaaaaatatgtcAAAGGCAATTTAAAATGGCAAAGTCTCAAATTTTAACTAAATTTCCAAATCTATGGTGGCCAACTAGAAAAACAATTTATGTTTCACTTGGCCACCATACTCAAACTTTCATATTAATTCTAAAGAGACGTTTATCTTGTAAACATCAATCTATATTGAGTGAAAATAAACCGAACTGAACTAATTTAACATAAATTAAACTTATTTcatatttacaaaaatattttacacaTGGCCTTGTTTTGACATACCGGTACATAGAAATATTTTTACATCATGAACCTTAATGCCATGAAGGTATTTTTTAAGATGTTGTTATAGCTACACGGGCTCACGGGCTACACGGGctatttgatgggctcctgacgtCCCTTAAAAAATCTTCCTCCACTTTTGTCTTATGAAAAGTAACAATTAAACAGAAATTAAACACCTGCATATACATGTAACTAAAAAGCCTAGAACAACAATACTGTACTTACTTtacaaaataagaaataatttaCAAGGTTTAGATTCAACAGTTCTCTGAACAAATCCACTGAAGTCTCATCAATTGTTTTACTTGGGGGATCTgtcaacaaagcaaaaaattcaagatgatgaaaacataaaaagcaaaacatctttaTTGACGAAATTCATATAATTAGAATCACAAACTGTAATAAAAATACTCCACTACCATAAAGGCACCCTCATTTCAGTCACTCAAGTTGAGGCTTCACAGGAATGGAGAAAATGAGCCAGTCCCTTCAGCTGACctattttaattcctttttttcattcCCTCATGCAATCATCCTGATGTGGATTGCCTGCAGTCTAATTAAACGCCATCTCTCTTCATTAATTTTACAACCTTGGATATTACTTAAACCAAGGAACATTAATAACAAAGATAGCTGAGTTTTGCAACTGCAAAACTTCAGATTAACCTTAATAGTTTGCTGTTTGTTATGACAAAGAAGATAAAACTTGGTTTCTCGACTTACGCCATCCAGCATTGTTGATGAGGCAGTCAATGCAACCATACTTTTCAACTGTCTTCTCCACTAAATTCTTTATTAACATAAAGAAAGACACCGTTAATAAAATTGTCTTGAAATGATATGAATGAGTCATAAACCAAAAGATTCAGTTTTGACTGATTGAGAGTGTTACCTTTAATAGTGAGCTGAGAGAGCTGTGTTGGGATGACTGTGGCTACATACACCTTAACAGTCAGTTTTAACTGATTGAGTGCACTAAAGGGTTAGCTGAGAGGGCTGTGTTGGGATGACTGTGGTTATACACCATAACAGTCAGTTTTACCTGATTGAGTGTACTAAAGAGTTAGCCGAGAGCCGTGTTAGGATAAAGATGGTCATTTTCTTCGGGAAGCAAGGGCAGTAGGTATGGTCAAGATAGATTTGGCACTGGGTTCGAATCCTAAATGTAAAGCTTCAATGTGATAAAGAATGGTAGACAAAGAATCTTTACAAGGATGCCCTACTATACTTCTAAATCATTCTTACAGTAAGCGTTGACTTAATGAGTGTGCTAGCAGGGTGTTGTCAGACAGCTGTGTTGGGATGTCTGTATTTATAGaccaaaaaatttaattttgactgaTTCAGCGTGCCAGCAGAGTGTGGGAAGAAAACTTAGTTGTATCTTAGGATGCTGGTAGTACATGTAAATTGAcatgaatttcaaactaagatAAATAAGGTACACCGTGTAAGACAGTGAACACATTAAAGTGTTGCAAAGATTGTTGCAAGTAACAGACCCTTcctcagttttttcaacttttgaactgTACCAGTCGGGGACAATCTGTCGATACCACTGCCAAAATTTAAAGTGATATGtcttaaacaagaaaaaaataatatagcTCCACaaagttacaaaaatttaaTTAGGATTTTGCCTCTTCCTGgtttatatttgtttgttttcaataaaTCACCGTCAAACTTGACAATTTTACTACAGTGTAAAGGTCCTCCTCCAGTGCAGTTGACAATCattccctaacttgtccatgtcgAAATAGGAAAAAACCGTGTCCAAAGGTCTATTGATACCAGAAAGTtagggtttttttaaaaaaaatgactccAGATTGGAGGGACTCTAGAAAGTAAACTGACCTTGATCTCTTCCTCTTTAGTAACGTCACATTTGATAAAGTATGCTTCTCCAGGACCTGTGCCATTTagttctttttcaagtttttcccCTTCAGCCTCTGAAGGCACAACACAGAGAATACAGGTGGTATGATGTAAGCATAACAATACAATGTACAAAATAAAGACCTGATAGGGGTATACTTCCCAATGATATAATACATTTACTGCCCAAAGTACTGCCCAACAAAGTCGACCACATTCACAAACGTACTAGCTGTGGTATAATAACACATCAAACTAACTAACAAGAGAATGTATTGTGCACAATTTATAGTGTGTGTCCCAATAACAATGAACAGTACAGCCCAAAATAATGCATGCATAAGAAGTGGCACAAGAAGTTCTTGCATTGCAAGAACGTGCAATGAATAAAACcaaccaacaaaaaaatatcactCACACAAACACCACCAACTTCTTGTAGGTGAAGCGGCAGGACTTTTCCCAGGGGGATGGGTGACGGGTGGCAGGTGGTGGGTCAGgccgtaaaaaataaaaaaaataacaataaaaaggggaaaccaaaaaaagaaaaaaaataataaacattaCAAAAAGCGATATTTTAGCAATATTATTCTACACGATGTCGCATGCACGAAAtagcttgaggaactcataaaaattaaagtaatatttatcctGCGACCAGACAAGTAAGATCGCATTCTCTTCTCGACATGTTTGTAcagtgtctcagatttttgacaagtgtgtttgttcttttgttataggTTGGGATAAACATTACATTGCCTGTGGGATAAATCTTTGCCAATTTGGTTCGCGACTTGTAGtttgaaatgtacaaaatgtcTATTTcgaaaaaacaaggaaattttcaTAAGACTAAAGcaacaaagctgtcaatgttaaTGCATGCAAGAGAAGGAGCAAGACAATTTTGACACAGCATGGACCGTTTTCGCGGCATGTGGCGTCTCCGACGGGAATTGATCTCGTTGTGTATATATACAAAAAGGATCTACATTTCTTAAATAGTACTTAAAAATACTGATTAGGATGGCAGTCATGCCGCATACTAGGGCAAAAACTGAGCTACGACACGGGAGGCCGAATCTCTTGCAGTCTGTTATAAACACAGCTAAATGGTTGGGGAAGTGCAATCATCTTTCGTCTTGATGTGGAAGAAAAAGCAAACTAGACAAACAAGATCGACACGTGGCATGTGTCTTGCTTGACATAGCCCATTTTCATTTGACACACCGCGTGTAGCCTGACAAAACATCACTTGCGGTGCGGAGCAAGAGGAGAGGTGACTGTTTTCACAGGCATGATTTCTCGGggttttttttccattattaGTCCGCATAAgtagataaaacaaaacaagacaatacTTTTATTTGGAGTCTGGTAGCTAGTACATAAacgttgaaattattttaaaattacaacttACAGTTATATCattatcaataataatattttattataatattttattttcatatatatttttaacccgCCAACTGCCACCCGCCACCCGCCACCCGTCACCCATCACCCGCTACCCCTCACCCATCACCCGTCACCCGCCACCCGCTACCCGTCACCCGTCACCCGTCACCCGTCACCCGCCACCCGCGGAAAAGTCCTGCCGTAGGTGAAGACTTATAAACTACTTCTTGTGCCTTGTTGAGGCTTGCGGTAATTTTTGTAGCTTCTTACAGTAAAATTATTGACTTCTTGGGTTTCAAAGTTCTTGTGGGTAAACCACAAAAATATGGCATTTTCACTAATTCTTGCAGTCAGGCACAGCTATTTTATTGTACATAATAAATTTTCACTCTGCCATCTCTGCAATGTCAAGAAGAGTCTGCCCTACTTAATACAAGTCAGagataaatacatgtaaattcTCTCTCCAGAATCATTGGCCTAAAATGATGAAGATCTAACTCAAAATAGCACAAAAGTTTAAGTAAGGTGAACAGAAATATTATGAAACCGTTTTATAGAAATGAGGACTTGTCAGTGAAACACCTTTAAACTAAACTTGTTTTACATGGTAAGTAACATCTATTGTCTGATGACCAATCCTGCATTGCTGCAAAAATGCGCCCCTTGAATGCGAGCTGCAGTAACATTAGGACAGTCGCTCCTCTTTTTCTTGCCTCTCTACCCTCAAGGCTATGAAACCAAGACAGCCCCTCAAACTGTTAAGTGCTCGATCTTACAAAAAAATAAGGGACTCAATGAACAGTCTAATAGCAATGCATCAATTCTGAGTATACTACTTGtatcataaaatataaaacactCGCAGCGCAGATTTGTTTATTATGAACTCAAATAACAATCATTTTCAAAAAACCCCATTTAAGGCTATTACACTGCAGCTATTTAGCTGCTATTTAACCTTTGAAATATTAATGTTGCTTAGAATCTACTGACCATGAGTGTTCTACATTAAATCTTCCCAACAGAACTCACATATTACAATTTGCTTCATATTGGAACTTTTCTGCACCATATAATATGGCCTCTAACAATTCCACAtaattttccaacatttttttgCACTGTATGGAGGCAGTTGTACTCCAAAGAGTAAGAATGAATTTGTGATGTGACTGGAGTGTGGATACCAAAcatttttccatatttgttCTGGGCAGAAGGGTTCAAATGTCAGTAATTACCAGAAAATTAACATACAATATGTTCAAGAAACTTACCCCCACGAGCACAAAAGACAACTTTGGCACCAGCTTTCACTAGGAAACAAAACGGTGTTAAAAGACTTTGAGTAAACAGAAAATAGTTTTCCACATTTATATATCCATGCTCACTCCTACTTTATTTACTAAGTAACAGAAAACAATAATTCATTATTCTGCCTTTGGATTTTATGAATCAGTCAATCCAACTGTAAGCATACATGAGCATAGAAGTGCCCTAAATTGTATTCAAATCCCAGATcaaaagaaatttgattcaataaaaaaatgttgattcaTATACGTCGATAGCTCCCCATATCACGCAGTAAGTTTCCCACATCTTGATAAGCAATGTTTAGTTATATCAGGACAGCAAACTACATTGGTATCAAGGGTAGGCAAATGCCCAGACCACACAAAATTTGCtaatgcccccacccccccccccccccaccagaCTGACAAGGAAGGCAAATACCCCACAGTGGCctggggaagggggtggggggactGAAGCATTATTAGTATTCAatggaagtaaaaaaaaaacttgctagagcggttttcacttgactgtcgtaaaaccaaaaccaaagtaaatacactagccaaccaaagggcgtagtaaaaccaaaaccaaaaccaaaaccaatccctttcgacagtcaagtgaaaaccgctctaataacTGAAACATAATAAACACCATACGATGTTCACCGCTGAAAGAAATTGAAGGAGttttttagtttagttttcttttttcttttttttttttttttgatgggGGGGAGTctctatttgtttgttttttgtcttttttgcttatttataaacttttttaataaattattaagtaACCTTCTTATGAGTAACGATTTTGCCCTTCTGTTATACAAGAAATTCGAGTCGGAAAGCTTCGTGTAAAGTCATATGATGTTGTCACATGATGTCTAAAAAACAGTCATGTTTACTTAACGAAGCTCCCACCACCAAGAAATGAACCTTTTAGCAGCCTATGAATAGGAAGAACAGAGTCGGTCGTATAAAATATTTCAACACAaaacttaattttaaaaacagaGAGGAAGGCCCTGAAGTTAAATAACACTGCATTTAATCGTATTGTTTACTTACCGAACTCTCTGACGACTCCTTCTCCAATTCCCTTAGAGCCTCCTGTTACAATTGTAACTTTTCCTTCGTATCTCAGCTTGGAAGTGGCCATAGCTTCTAATGCCTGAGGCACGTGATTTTGCTGTAGTTTATACTCTTACACCGACAAAAAGTCGTCTAAACCTCGCGTGATCAACCCTCAATTCACAGACACGATCCTCCTTCACAtttattttcagccttttcAAAAGGCCTTTCAAAAGAGACTTGGGACCTAGAGATATTTCGAAAGGTTTGATGGGATATTTAGCTCTCCAGGAAGTTCGGACACCTGATAAGGCTTAGACAACGTGGGTTTTGATATCTCTTTACCGATAAAATCAAGAGTCTTgctaaaaacgattttcgacacTGACCAAGGGCATTCCTTGTTGGTTCCTTAttggcttttttgtttctgGTGCATGCgtacaagcaaaaattttggactatattgttttctttttcttactttAATTTTGCGAATTTATTTcgatctttcttttttccctttgccttTCTTATTTATaggcgtttttcttttttcagttcgGATGGAATTGTGCATGACTAACTTTCTAGGGAACGAAGGCCTGGGGCGAAGATGAAAAAAGCGAAATTGGCAACCGGAGAGGggcttgggttaatttttgctggcaAGCCGCTCTCAGAGCTTTGCTAAGAGCCCCTACCCTATTacagtctattctgtggccaattatagaccccatcttggTCACTTTTGGACAAATATGTGAGttttgcgatcccaacttagccactttctatttttatgaattgacccattttttagattgaatgaaggacactttacttttcagctGGCTGCactacaaacattctggtacgttcgCTAACCGTAAacatgaagaactgtcttaccccaaaaaatccgaaaatgtgcaaccccattctagtaactctattgaaaatgcaaccccattacaGTCAATCCAGTTGGGAAAATGCAatcccatccagcggcacatacccattagcctcttataaggaacaACCACCCAAAATCCGTTCAGCGACCTCAACTTTCGTTCGCATAACAGTAAAAGCCTCAACAATAAGTACTTAATTCCGTTATGATTGTTTGATTATCAACACCAGGCAAAAAGCTGTCTATCTTGCCTGCctgtaaaataaatttgttgtcaGGGAGACAGCTTGAGacatttttcttcagaaaattgGCGAAACAGGAGCAAAACAAGTATGCCAGAAGATAAATTTAAgatattaaaaacttaaaaattgccACTAACAATTGCAATTCAATTGCAATTCATTAACCTCTTTTAAGGTAAAAACAAGTGCCTTGCTCAGAAACTGTTCGGTTTAAAAAAACGGTTCTTTTTTGGAACGCTCATCCAACCACCTTCTTTCCTTGTCATAATGGGTATAGCATCAAGGAGATGAATTAAAAATGTCgccaacttttttatttttttttctttaaacttcGCGAAGTTTTTTTAGTTatggcttcggcaaataattgatctgctcgccactaacaaatcatgatattttgctaaacctcgtccaataattgtttattactGGAGTGTAATTGTGGCATGAGCACGAAAACTGAGGACACCATTTTGCTACGTCTCCTTCAGGAGACGAGACCGCCATTTTAAGTGGTCATCCGAATGAAAGTCTAGGCATTTGCAAGGCAAACTAGGCAGTTCCTCCATTTCACAGTTAccttttaagaccctgagtattgatCTGGCTccaggaatcgaacccacgaCTGTTGGTACAGTCAAGctctctaccgactgagctactccgcggttcatacaaaaaattgcaaccatctTTTAAGGATTGTTCAAAGAACAAATTCGATTTTCAAGAACCACCTATCTTTCACGGATTGTAGAAAAAGGCACATTCTTAGTCCATTCTGACGGGGATTTAATTGAACTTTTTACTCCACtgacttctctacatttttcagttcacttgtcttatgAAAATTGATAGAAAAAATAgcataaaaccaaaaaaacccaTTAACTATGTAAATCACCTTCAAGTTCTCTGACATATGATCTATATTCTGTCGATCTTTGAGAACCAAAAACCATCAAAACACTTTCCAGGGCACTTcactcaaagttgaagaaaattcaaggac encodes:
- the LOC140928709 gene encoding L-fucose dehydrogenase-like — its product is MATSKLRYEGKVTIVTGGSKGIGEGVVREFVKAGAKVVFCARGEAEGEKLEKELNGTGPGEAYFIKCDVTKEEEIKNLVEKTVEKYGCIDCLINNAGWHPPSKTIDETSVDLFRELLNLNLVNYFLFCKFALPHIRKTKGNIINMSSLVAQIGQPGAVAYVASKGGITSMTRALAVDEAKYGVRVNSVSPGNVWTPLWDQLATLTGDFEKSKKDGEEAQLLGRMGTLEESGQACLYLAAEATFTTGIDLLLSGGAELTYGKKTQVENA